CAGGTCCAGGTAGCGGTATTGCAGGCGCAGGGTCTCGGCGGCGTCCACGCGGTCCTCGATGGCGAAGGGCGTGGTGCGCGAGGTGTTGAGCAGCTTCCACTGGTCCACCACCACCTCGATCTGGCCGGTGGCCAGGCCCGGGTTGGTCATGCCCTCGGGCCGGGGGCGCACCTGCCCGCGCACGGCCAGCACGTATTCCGTGCGCAGGATATGCGCGTCGGCGTGGGCGGCGGGGCTGTGCTCGGGCGAGAAGACCACCTGGGTCAGGCCCTGGCGGTCGCGCAGGTCGATGAAGATCAGCCCGCCGTGGTCGCGGCGATACTGGGCCCAGCCCATGAGGCACACGGACTGGCCGACGTGGGCGGCGGTCAGTTCGCTGCAGGTGTGCGTGCGCTGCCAGCCGTCCAGGGGCGTGATGTATTTCTGGTGCTCGCGCTGAACGTCGTAGGTCTCTTCCATGGTGCGTCCTCTCGGTGTGCGTCCCGGCGCCCGGGGTGCGGGCGGCGGGCGGAAAATGTCGGCTACTCGCGGCTCGCCAGCAGGGCCACGGCCTCGGCCCGGGGCAGGGTGCGCTGCTCGCCGCTGCGCATGTCGCGCAGGGTCACGCTGCCGTCGGCCAGCTCCTGCCCGCCCAGCAGCAGGCACCAGCGCGCGCCCGAGCGGTCCGCCGCGCGCATGCGGCTCTTCATGCTGCCCGAGGCGAAGCCCGTCTCGCCGGTGAGCCCGGCCTCGCGCAGCTCCTGGGCCAGGGCCAGGGCCGGGCTGGGGGCCGCCGGGTCGAGCACGGCGACGAAGAAGTCCGCCGCAGGCTGGCCCACGGGCGACACCAGCAGCGCCAGGCGCTCCATGCCGATGGCAAAGCCCGTGGCGGCCACGTCGGGCCCGCCGAGCTGGGCAATGAGCCCGTCGTAGCGCCCGCCGCCAGCCACGGCGGTCTGCGCGCCGATGTCCGTGGAGGTGACCTCGAAGGTCAGGCCCACGTAGTAGTCCAGCCCGCGCACCAGCCGGGGGTTCTTGACGAACTCCACCCCGGCCCCGGCCAGGATGGCCTGGACCTCGGCATAGGCCCCGGCGCAGTCCGCGCACAGGTGCTCCTCGATCTCGGGGGCGCTGGCGGTCAGTTCGCGGCAGCGGGGCACCTTGCAGTCCAGCACGCGCAGGGGGTTGGTGCCCGTGCGGCGCTTGCAGTCGTCGCACAGCTCGTCCGCGCCCGGCAGGGCGGCGAAGAAGGCGTCCAGCGCCGCGCGGTGCCGGGGGCGGCAGGTGCGGCAGCCCAGGGAGTTGATCTCGAAGGTCAGCTGGCGCATGCCCAGGGTGCGCAAATAGGTCGAGAGCATGAGCACCAGCTCGGCGTCGGCCTGGGGCTCGGTGGCCCCGACCATCTCCACGTCCAGCTGATGGAACTGGCGCATGCGCCCCTTCTGGGGCCGCTCGTAGCGGAACATGGGCCCGAAGGTGAACATCTTGTGCACGGCGCCCGGGGAATAGAGCCCGTTCTCGATGTAGGCGCGCATCATGCCCGCCGTGGCCTCGGGGCGCAGGGTCAGGGAGCGGCCCTTGCGGTCGGGGAAGGTATACATCTCCTTCTGGACCACGTCGGTCTCCTCGCCGATGGAGCGCGAGAAGAGTTGGGTCGGCTCCATGAGCGGCAGGCGCACCTCCTGGTAGCCGTAGCGCGAAAAGACCTGGCGCGCGGTCTGCTCCAGGTGGGCGAAGGTCGTGCTCTCGGGCGGATACATGTCCGCCACGCCTTTGATTTTCTGGATTTTGCTCATCTTCCGGGCTCGTGCCGGAGCACCCCGCAGGGCGCCGCCGGGCTATGCGGTGCAAAAAAACCTGGAAAGCCAGGGCCAAGCCGCTAGGAGTTAGACCATACCCGCCCAAAAGTCAAAGCGCGCGGCCCCGGCGCCAGGGCGCCCACAATCGCGGACCGTGCAGCGCGCCGGAGCCGGGTGGTCTCCGGGGGGCCGGGGGCGTTCCTCCCGTTCCACTTCCGGCTTGCGGCGTCATTTCACTGGCATCCCGGAGCCGGGGCGCACGTCTTGCCCCTGCTGCCCGCGCCCCTGCCGGGCGCCCGCGCGGCCTCCGGCCCCGGCTCCTCACCCGGGCCTGCCGGGCGCGCCCGCTGCCGCCCGGCCCGCAGGCCCGGGCACCCCAGTGCTGACAAGGCGCGCCAGGGGCGCTATGACAGAGGCAGGCGCCGCCGCCACCCCCCGGAGCCGGGCAGCGGAGCCTGCGCGCGGCTGGCCCGGCATGCGCCGGACGCCCGCGCGCAGCGCCAAAAAGGCTTGCCCTGCCCACCAAAGGGCTCTAGGGTGCGGCCAAAATAATCGATTACCCCCCACGAGGATCGAATCATGCGCAGCAAGCAAATGACCCACGGGCTGGAAAAGGCCCCCCACCGCTCCCTGCTCTACGCCCTGGGCCTGACCCGCGAGGAAATGCGCAGGCCGATCATCGGCGTGTGCAACTCCGCCAACGAGATCGTGCCCGGGCACATCCACCTGGACACCATCGCCAAGGCCGTGAAGGAGGGCGTGCGCATGGCGGGCGGCACGCCCCTGGAATTCCCGGTCATCGGCGTGTGCGACGGGCTGGCCATGAACCACGCGGGCATGCACTTCTCCCTGCCCTCGCGCGAGATCATCGCCGACTCCATTGAGATCATGGCCAGCGCCCACCCCTTCGACGCGCTGGTGCTCATCCCCAACTGCGACAAGGTCGTCCCGGCCATGCTCATGGCCGCCCTGCGGCTGAACATCCCCGCCGTGGTCGTCTCGGGCGGGCCCATGCTCGCGGGCAGCGGCGGCACGGACCTGATCACCGTCTTCGAGAGCGTGGGCCGCGCCCGGCGCGGCGAGATGACCGAGGCCGAACTCGACGCCCTGGAGCAGTGCGCCTGCCCGGGCTGCGGCTCCTGCGCGGGCATGTTCACGGCCAACTCCATGAACTGCCTGTCCGAGACCATCGGCCTGGCCCTGCCCGGCAACGGGACCATCCCCGCCGTTAC
This is a stretch of genomic DNA from Desulfocurvus vexinensis DSM 17965. It encodes these proteins:
- the hisS gene encoding histidine--tRNA ligase codes for the protein MSKIQKIKGVADMYPPESTTFAHLEQTARQVFSRYGYQEVRLPLMEPTQLFSRSIGEETDVVQKEMYTFPDRKGRSLTLRPEATAGMMRAYIENGLYSPGAVHKMFTFGPMFRYERPQKGRMRQFHQLDVEMVGATEPQADAELVLMLSTYLRTLGMRQLTFEINSLGCRTCRPRHRAALDAFFAALPGADELCDDCKRRTGTNPLRVLDCKVPRCRELTASAPEIEEHLCADCAGAYAEVQAILAGAGVEFVKNPRLVRGLDYYVGLTFEVTSTDIGAQTAVAGGGRYDGLIAQLGGPDVAATGFAIGMERLALLVSPVGQPAADFFVAVLDPAAPSPALALAQELREAGLTGETGFASGSMKSRMRAADRSGARWCLLLGGQELADGSVTLRDMRSGEQRTLPRAEAVALLASRE